The proteins below are encoded in one region of Solidesulfovibrio sp.:
- a CDS encoding cyclic nucleotide-binding domain-containing protein — protein MERLDGGDAVMLRSLMRTVPLWADFVDEDLDLLLGAGAVGLRRFASGEALVEEGNYEKTFFILLRGAVRIVRGGRQLAVMDGPGTIVGEMSFILGKGRTATVLAEGPTDCLAVDMGYVDFLPSPEREDFLIRIFRRLAEVVATRLGSANARKAALLTGIRERREALRAHVAAEREALRGLKRELAGLDTADDEEVLRELLDRKF, from the coding sequence ATGGAACGGCTGGACGGCGGGGATGCGGTCATGCTTCGGTCCCTCATGCGGACGGTGCCCCTGTGGGCCGACTTCGTGGACGAGGACCTGGACCTGCTGCTTGGGGCCGGGGCGGTGGGCTTGCGCCGTTTCGCCTCGGGGGAGGCGCTGGTCGAGGAAGGCAACTACGAAAAGACCTTTTTCATTCTCCTGCGGGGCGCGGTGCGGATCGTGCGCGGCGGGCGGCAGCTTGCGGTCATGGACGGGCCGGGCACGATCGTGGGCGAGATGAGCTTCATTCTCGGCAAGGGCCGCACGGCCACGGTGCTGGCCGAGGGCCCCACGGACTGCCTGGCCGTGGACATGGGCTATGTGGATTTCCTGCCGAGCCCCGAGCGCGAGGATTTCCTCATCCGCATCTTCCGGCGGCTGGCCGAGGTGGTGGCGACGCGCCTGGGCTCGGCCAACGCCCGCAAGGCCGCCCTGCTCACGGGCATCCGCGAGCGGCGCGAGGCCTTGCGCGCCCATGTCGCGGCCGAGCGCGAGGCCCTGCGGGGGCTCAAGCGCGAACTGGCCGGACTGGACACGGCCGACGACGAGGAAGTGCTGCGCGAACTGCTGGACCGCAAGTTCTAG
- the qmoC gene encoding quinone-interacting membrane-bound oxidoreductase complex subunit QmoC, which translates to MSYAERIKPDLQFVKDLQAAGGEACKKCYQCATCSVACPLAPPENPFPRKEMVWAQWGLKDRFEGDIDIWLCHNCQTCSDLCPRGARPGDLISAIRNITYRDLVTPSIIGKWMSSAKDLPKLIAIPAVLYLFIWLLSAGFGLPQGTIEYGKLFPGDYTIDPIFGAVVLFVLFTFYKGVTKLWKSFDKTIPTTLHIGAPARKPTLLESIKAVVLDEIATHVKWNDCGNDNTERYKGHLTLFYGFVALAIVTSVVAVSHWGGKIVHFIAPLGHTPMPLWSPVKLLANVGALALLYGLTMLTRRRLNVDPAKSTSSYYDWYLLGVIWAVAVTGLGAEIFRLAGVAALAYPTYYLHLVAVFMLFAYLPWSKLGHLVYRTTALVYAHQAGRLPLKREEEKIFMV; encoded by the coding sequence ATGTCATACGCCGAGCGTATCAAACCCGATCTGCAGTTCGTCAAGGACCTGCAGGCGGCCGGTGGCGAAGCCTGCAAGAAATGCTACCAGTGCGCCACCTGCAGTGTGGCCTGCCCCCTGGCCCCGCCCGAGAATCCCTTCCCCCGCAAGGAGATGGTCTGGGCGCAGTGGGGGCTCAAGGACCGGTTCGAGGGCGACATCGACATCTGGCTGTGCCACAACTGCCAGACCTGTTCGGACCTGTGCCCGCGCGGCGCCCGTCCCGGCGACCTCATTTCCGCCATCCGCAACATCACCTACCGGGACCTGGTTACGCCGAGCATCATCGGCAAATGGATGAGTTCGGCCAAGGACCTGCCCAAGCTCATCGCCATCCCGGCCGTGCTGTACCTGTTCATTTGGCTCTTAAGCGCCGGCTTCGGCCTGCCCCAGGGCACGATCGAGTACGGCAAGCTCTTCCCGGGCGATTACACCATCGACCCCATCTTTGGCGCCGTCGTCCTCTTCGTCCTGTTCACCTTCTACAAGGGCGTGACCAAGCTGTGGAAGAGCTTCGACAAGACCATCCCCACCACCCTGCATATCGGGGCGCCGGCCAGGAAACCGACCTTGCTCGAATCGATCAAGGCCGTGGTCCTGGACGAGATCGCCACCCACGTGAAGTGGAACGATTGCGGAAACGATAACACCGAGCGCTACAAGGGCCACCTGACGCTGTTCTACGGCTTCGTGGCCCTGGCCATCGTCACGTCCGTCGTGGCGGTGTCGCATTGGGGAGGCAAGATCGTGCACTTCATCGCGCCGCTGGGGCATACGCCCATGCCCCTGTGGAGCCCGGTGAAGCTTCTGGCCAACGTCGGGGCCCTGGCCCTGCTCTACGGCCTGACCATGCTGACCCGTCGCCGTCTCAACGTCGACCCCGCCAAGTCCACGTCGTCCTACTACGACTGGTACCTGCTCGGGGTCATCTGGGCCGTGGCCGTCACCGGCCTTGGCGCGGAGATCTTCCGTCTGGCCGGGGTGGCCGCCTTGGCCTACCCGACCTACTACCTGCACTTGGTTGCGGTCTTCATGCTGTTCGCCTATCTGCCCTGGTCCAAGCTCGGGCACTTGGTCTACAGAACGACGGCGTTGGTGTACGCCCACCAGGCTGGGCGGCTTCCCCTCAAACGTGAAGAAGAAAAGATTTTCATGGTCTAA
- a CDS encoding GNAT family N-acetyltransferase — protein MTVPTDQLTLRFARSMNEADQAAWDALAEPLDTPFFEWAWLKLLEDSGSAAPAKGWYPNHLLAQAEGRLVGALPLYLKWHSDGEFVFDQLWGEAASRLGLPYYPRLVSASPFTPATGLRFLTDPTVNQVRLSRRLFETIEQYCLGNGIQGAALLFAEPDFAAASEDYGFTAWRHQGYLWRNRDFATFDDFLGTLNANRRKAIRHERQALAAAGVTVEIVSGADIPDSFFPVMRELYDRTNAKFGPWGCRYLTGEFFEGLPAAFRHRLAFAAAFTPGRRQPVGLAMLAHKRDILFGRYWGAFEDIPFLHFELCYYAPIAWAIGRGIRRYDPGMGGAHKARRGFVSVSSYSSHRFFDPRMDMIFRTHIDRVNQLEKHYIDELNELLPVKRRG, from the coding sequence ATGACGGTTCCCACTGACCAATTGACCCTGCGCTTCGCCCGTTCCATGAACGAAGCGGACCAGGCCGCCTGGGACGCCTTGGCCGAGCCCCTGGACACGCCCTTTTTCGAATGGGCCTGGCTCAAGCTCCTGGAGGATTCCGGCAGCGCCGCCCCGGCCAAGGGCTGGTATCCCAACCACCTGCTCGCCCAGGCCGAGGGCAGGCTCGTCGGCGCCCTGCCGCTCTACCTCAAGTGGCACTCCGACGGGGAATTCGTCTTCGACCAGCTGTGGGGCGAGGCGGCCAGCCGGCTGGGCCTGCCCTACTATCCCCGGCTGGTCTCGGCCAGCCCCTTCACCCCGGCCACGGGGCTCAGGTTCCTGACCGACCCGACCGTCAACCAGGTGCGCCTGTCGCGGCGGCTGTTCGAGACCATCGAGCAGTATTGCCTGGGCAACGGCATCCAGGGCGCGGCGCTGCTGTTCGCCGAGCCCGATTTCGCCGCCGCCTCCGAGGACTACGGCTTCACGGCCTGGCGGCACCAGGGCTATCTGTGGCGCAACCGCGACTTCGCCACCTTCGACGACTTCCTGGGCACCCTCAACGCCAACCGCCGCAAGGCCATCCGCCACGAACGCCAGGCCCTGGCCGCCGCGGGCGTCACGGTGGAGATCGTTTCCGGCGCGGACATCCCGGATTCCTTTTTCCCGGTCATGCGGGAACTCTACGACCGCACCAACGCCAAGTTCGGCCCCTGGGGCTGCCGCTACCTCACCGGGGAGTTTTTCGAGGGCCTGCCGGCCGCCTTCCGCCACCGCCTGGCCTTCGCCGCCGCCTTCACCCCCGGCCGCCGCCAGCCCGTGGGCCTGGCCATGCTGGCCCACAAGCGCGACATCCTGTTCGGCCGCTACTGGGGCGCCTTCGAGGACATCCCCTTCCTGCACTTCGAGCTGTGCTACTACGCCCCCATCGCCTGGGCCATCGGCCGGGGCATCCGCCGCTACGACCCGGGCATGGGCGGCGCCCACAAGGCCCGGCGCGGCTTCGTCTCGGTCTCCAGCTACAGCAGCCACCGCTTTTTCGACCCGCGCATGGACATGATTTTCCGTACCCACATCGACCGGGTCAACCAGTTGGAAAAGCACTACATCGACGAACTCAACGAACTGTTGCCCGTCAAGCGCCGGGGCTAG
- a CDS encoding Crp/Fnr family transcriptional regulator: MDQTARMILLRALPFFGGMPEARLSRLAAVARLERYGPGAPVAGPDGAADAFHLVVAGRVKIYQMGPDGKEQTLYLLGPGEPFCLCALVDAGAFPGFAATLEPSDILVFPAGDLAGAARDDPAVLFDLLRLMCRRLKEAMGLVESLSLRELPARVAVFLLHEAGRSLSGDTVRLGISHRELAKIVGATPEALSRALKRLAEAGYIVARGREIALRDRDGLAVLAGWAPGAARGAP; encoded by the coding sequence ATGGACCAGACGGCGCGGATGATCCTGTTGCGCGCGCTGCCGTTTTTCGGCGGCATGCCCGAGGCGCGCCTGTCCCGGCTGGCCGCCGTGGCCCGTTTGGAGCGGTACGGGCCGGGGGCGCCCGTGGCCGGCCCGGACGGGGCCGCCGACGCCTTCCACCTGGTCGTGGCCGGGCGGGTCAAAATCTATCAGATGGGGCCGGACGGCAAGGAGCAGACCCTGTATCTGCTGGGCCCGGGCGAACCGTTTTGCCTGTGCGCCCTGGTGGATGCCGGGGCCTTCCCCGGTTTCGCCGCCACGCTGGAGCCGTCGGACATCCTGGTCTTTCCGGCCGGCGACCTGGCCGGGGCGGCCAGGGACGACCCGGCCGTGCTGTTCGATTTGCTGCGGCTCATGTGCCGCCGCCTCAAGGAGGCCATGGGGCTGGTCGAATCCCTGTCCCTGCGGGAACTGCCGGCCCGGGTGGCCGTTTTTCTGCTCCACGAGGCCGGGCGGTCGCTGTCCGGGGATACGGTGCGCCTGGGCATCAGCCACCGCGAGCTGGCCAAGATCGTCGGGGCCACGCCCGAAGCCCTGTCGCGGGCGCTCAAGCGCCTGGCCGAGGCCGGGTACATCGTCGCGCGCGGCCGGGAAATCGCGTTGCGGGACCGCGACGGGCTGGCCGTCCTGGCCGGCTGGGCACCCGGGGCGGCGCGGGGCGCACCGTAA